The Aequorivita sublithincola DSM 14238 genome window below encodes:
- a CDS encoding DUF3108 domain-containing protein has protein sequence MKKLLTLLILFGNITFLSAQERAYGDGEHFKFRVHYGFVTAGYATLKVKNSTLNGKDVFHVRGFGETVGVSKWFFKVEDDYQSYIDKEKNIPYRFIRKIDEGGYTKDVQIDFNHNSKKATVNDKKHNETTVFSFPEETQDMISAFYYLRNKVDTENLKEGDVVEINMFFDKENNKFRLKFLGKEILDTNFGRVRTLIFRPYVQSGRVFKEKESLTVWISDDKNKIPLLIQAELAVGSLKASLTEFKGLQHSFKILAK, from the coding sequence ATGAAGAAGCTACTCACGCTTTTAATTCTTTTCGGCAATATAACTTTTCTTTCCGCTCAGGAAAGAGCCTATGGTGATGGCGAACATTTCAAATTTAGAGTTCACTACGGTTTTGTTACTGCTGGCTACGCAACTTTAAAAGTTAAAAATTCAACCTTAAACGGAAAAGATGTTTTTCACGTGCGCGGGTTTGGAGAAACCGTTGGGGTTTCAAAATGGTTTTTTAAGGTTGAAGACGATTATCAGTCTTACATAGACAAAGAAAAGAATATTCCATACCGTTTTATTCGTAAAATAGACGAAGGTGGTTATACCAAAGATGTTCAAATTGATTTTAACCACAACTCAAAAAAAGCCACAGTAAACGACAAAAAGCATAATGAAACCACTGTGTTTTCATTCCCTGAAGAAACGCAAGATATGATCTCGGCGTTTTACTATCTTCGAAACAAAGTGGACACTGAAAACCTAAAAGAAGGCGATGTTGTAGAGATAAATATGTTCTTTGATAAAGAAAATAACAAATTCAGGTTAAAATTCCTTGGAAAAGAGATTTTAGATACTAATTTTGGGCGCGTTCGCACTTTGATTTTTAGACCTTATGTTCAGTCGGGTCGTGTTTTTAAGGAAAAGGAAAGTCTAACTGTCTGGATTAGTGACGATAAAAATAAAATACCGTTGCTCATTCAAGCAGAATTGGCCGTGGGTTCCTTAAAAGCGTCACTAACCGAATTTAAAGGATTACAGCATTCCTTTAAAATATTGGCGAAATAA
- a CDS encoding M23 family metallopeptidase: MKNLILAVLTLTLFTTACENKKEDITDTTAIVEEPIINQYGYVLNDFIVVRDTIRKGDTFGDILYANGVPQDKIMEVATKFRDSFDVRKIRVGKPYVLLNSKDSLNKTQVFIYETNNIDYAVIDFRDTLSIYNSQKPVRYEDREASGVITSSLSATMEEQNLSPYMTDQLANIYAWTINFFKVQPGDRFKVIYTEKFIDDTIPGGLKEIKAAYFEHRGKPLYAFKFSSDSLGKISGYYDEMANNLKRAFLKAPVQFSRISSRYNLNRRIKYYGFKLRPHRGTDFAAPVGTPILATADGVVTKSEYRGGNGNYVKIQHNGTYETQYLHMKARNVKVGSHVSQGDVIGWIGMTGNTSGPHVCYRFWKNGKEVDPFREDTPFSQPLPKELHDQYFANLLPLKEQLDCISF; this comes from the coding sequence TTGAAGAATTTAATTTTAGCCGTACTTACTCTTACCCTGTTTACCACCGCTTGTGAAAATAAAAAAGAAGACATAACTGATACCACAGCTATTGTTGAAGAACCAATAATCAATCAATACGGTTATGTTCTAAACGATTTCATTGTAGTGCGAGATACTATTCGCAAAGGCGATACTTTCGGTGATATTCTTTATGCCAACGGTGTTCCTCAGGATAAAATCATGGAAGTTGCCACTAAATTTCGTGATAGTTTTGATGTTCGTAAAATTCGGGTTGGAAAGCCCTATGTTCTTCTAAATTCTAAAGATTCGCTTAATAAAACACAAGTTTTTATTTACGAAACAAATAATATTGACTACGCCGTTATTGATTTTAGAGATACCCTTTCAATTTATAATAGTCAGAAACCCGTTCGCTACGAAGATAGGGAAGCATCGGGTGTTATTACTAGTTCGCTTTCTGCAACTATGGAAGAGCAAAATCTAAGTCCTTATATGACGGACCAGTTAGCAAATATCTACGCTTGGACCATTAACTTCTTTAAAGTGCAGCCGGGAGATCGTTTCAAGGTAATTTATACTGAAAAATTCATTGACGACACAATTCCAGGAGGATTGAAAGAAATAAAAGCCGCCTATTTTGAACATCGAGGCAAACCGCTTTATGCTTTTAAATTTTCTTCAGATTCATTGGGCAAAATTTCTGGCTATTATGATGAAATGGCTAACAATTTGAAACGCGCTTTCTTAAAAGCTCCAGTACAATTCAGCAGAATATCTTCCAGATATAATCTTAACAGACGTATAAAATATTACGGTTTCAAACTGCGCCCACACCGCGGGACAGACTTTGCTGCTCCTGTAGGAACGCCTATTTTAGCGACAGCAGATGGTGTTGTAACAAAGTCTGAATACAGAGGAGGCAACGGGAACTACGTTAAAATACAACACAATGGCACTTACGAAACTCAATATCTTCATATGAAAGCCAGAAACGTGAAAGTAGGAAGCCACGTGAGTCAAGGTGATGTAATTGGTTGGATAGGTATGACAGGAAACACAAGCGGCCCTCACGTTTGTTATCGCTTCTGGAAAAACGGAAAAGAAGTAGATCCATTCAGGGAAGACACCCCTTTTTCACAACCGCTTCCTAAAGAATTGCACGATCAATATTTTGCAAATCTGCTTCCTTTGAAGGAACAATTGGATTGCATTTCCTTTTAA
- a CDS encoding TonB-dependent receptor, with protein sequence MKKLLLLVFLLGGFAAFSQTIVTGTVVDSESNDPLAGANVVETGTTNGAITDFDGNFTLKTSAKAGMLTISYIGYAIQKVPFKVTGASLNLGTVKITVDDDALEEVVIVGRGIIDLAKDRQTPIAVSTITSAEIQAKAIGNVEFPEAIKSTPSVYVANQAGGFGDSEMFLRGFDQTNTAFLLNGQPINGMEDGRMYWSNWSGMSDVANAVQVQRGLGSSKLAISSVGGTVNIVSRAAGRKEGGFARFMTGNDSYFKGTISYDSGLKGKWAYSFLLDHWQAHRKYSDGTGGQGQNYFVGIGYIPNDKHSFNFLLTGAPQYHDQNFTNSLKTYAERGKRFNANSGFYNGERFTLRRNYYHKPVVNLNWDWNISEKTNLSSVLYASFGRGGGTGPAGKSSSIATDENGEVDFDKIEENNIAGAENGIGSFGQGSLVRRMSVNNHNWYGFLTNLESNVSDNFTVNVGLDTRFYKGSHWYQMNNLLGLQGYADGRGYGDARDDSYVISETFEANPWAALFSSADEAQRFNYDYSENINYIGGFGQAEYKVDNFSAFVQGAVSTQSYQREGRAEGKEIEGVNGLGKSEKINKMGYNVKGGMGYSFLENSTIFANGGYYSRQPFLDNIFDDVRNSNYILSGDDEIENEEILGLEVGYRLRAGAFSLDLNGYYTSWGNRFLGGSFIKGDPNSTNPIEQVDRFQRFTNITQLHKGFEFEGKYRYSGDFMLRAFGSIGNWKYDGSTPFQTRDNETNVVLEEGNIDLSGTKVGNAPQTSFGFGFKYNIVGGLSVDSDYNVYTDLYGFVDAKDVIKASQKGEVYQAQRLPAYGVLDAGITYKFDFGGNDLTFRANCYNATNEIYLSQKSSRGEFYYGNGRTWNASIRYNF encoded by the coding sequence ATGAAAAAACTTTTACTTCTTGTTTTTTTACTAGGCGGTTTTGCCGCTTTTTCACAAACAATCGTTACTGGAACGGTAGTCGATTCTGAATCCAATGACCCCTTGGCAGGCGCCAATGTTGTTGAAACTGGCACAACCAACGGTGCCATTACCGATTTTGACGGAAACTTCACTTTGAAAACTTCTGCAAAAGCGGGTATGCTTACCATTTCATACATTGGATACGCAATTCAAAAGGTGCCTTTTAAAGTTACAGGCGCATCTTTAAACTTAGGAACAGTAAAAATTACTGTAGATGATGATGCACTTGAAGAAGTAGTTATTGTAGGAAGAGGAATTATAGATTTAGCAAAAGATCGCCAAACTCCTATTGCCGTTTCAACCATTACCTCTGCTGAAATTCAAGCGAAAGCTATTGGTAACGTAGAATTTCCAGAGGCTATAAAAAGTACTCCAAGTGTTTACGTTGCAAACCAAGCTGGTGGTTTTGGAGATTCTGAAATGTTTTTACGTGGTTTTGACCAAACAAACACAGCTTTCCTTTTAAACGGACAACCAATTAACGGAATGGAAGACGGAAGAATGTACTGGTCTAACTGGTCTGGTATGAGCGATGTTGCAAATGCTGTTCAAGTTCAACGTGGTTTGGGTTCTTCAAAATTAGCAATTTCATCTGTTGGTGGAACTGTAAACATTGTATCTCGCGCTGCTGGTAGAAAAGAAGGTGGTTTTGCACGTTTTATGACTGGTAACGATAGCTACTTTAAAGGAACTATTAGTTATGACTCTGGTCTAAAAGGAAAATGGGCGTACAGCTTTTTGTTAGACCACTGGCAAGCACACAGAAAATATTCTGATGGTACTGGTGGACAAGGTCAAAACTACTTTGTTGGGATTGGTTATATTCCTAATGATAAGCACTCTTTCAACTTCTTGTTGACTGGTGCCCCACAATATCACGATCAAAACTTTACAAATTCACTTAAAACCTACGCAGAACGCGGAAAGCGTTTCAATGCAAACTCTGGTTTTTACAATGGTGAGCGTTTTACACTTAGAAGAAACTACTACCACAAACCAGTCGTAAACCTAAACTGGGATTGGAATATTAGTGAAAAAACTAATCTATCTTCTGTATTGTACGCATCCTTTGGCCGCGGTGGTGGAACCGGGCCTGCTGGTAAATCAAGCAGCATCGCTACTGACGAAAATGGCGAAGTAGATTTCGACAAAATTGAAGAAAATAACATTGCTGGTGCCGAAAACGGAATTGGTAGTTTCGGGCAAGGTTCACTTGTTAGAAGAATGTCTGTAAACAACCATAACTGGTACGGTTTCCTTACAAATCTTGAAAGCAACGTAAGTGATAATTTTACTGTAAATGTTGGTCTTGACACTCGTTTCTACAAAGGAAGCCACTGGTATCAAATGAACAATCTTCTAGGTCTTCAAGGTTATGCAGATGGTCGTGGTTATGGAGATGCAAGAGATGATAGCTATGTTATTAGCGAAACTTTTGAAGCAAATCCTTGGGCTGCATTGTTCAGCTCTGCAGATGAAGCGCAACGTTTTAACTATGATTATTCTGAAAACATCAACTACATTGGTGGTTTTGGTCAAGCAGAATACAAAGTTGATAACTTCTCAGCTTTTGTACAAGGAGCTGTTTCAACCCAAAGCTACCAAAGAGAAGGTCGTGCAGAAGGCAAGGAAATAGAAGGCGTAAACGGTCTAGGCAAGTCTGAAAAGATAAACAAAATGGGCTACAACGTAAAAGGTGGTATGGGCTATAGCTTTTTGGAAAACAGCACCATTTTCGCAAACGGAGGTTATTATTCAAGACAACCTTTCTTGGACAATATTTTTGACGATGTTAGAAACTCAAACTACATTCTTTCAGGAGATGACGAAATTGAAAACGAAGAAATCTTGGGTCTTGAAGTTGGTTACAGACTTCGCGCAGGTGCTTTTAGTTTAGATTTAAACGGTTATTACACTAGCTGGGGTAACAGATTCCTAGGTGGTAGTTTCATTAAAGGAGATCCAAATTCAACAAACCCAATTGAGCAAGTAGATCGTTTCCAAAGATTTACAAACATTACGCAACTTCACAAAGGATTTGAGTTTGAAGGGAAATACCGTTACTCTGGTGATTTTATGCTTAGAGCTTTTGGTAGCATCGGTAACTGGAAATATGATGGTTCAACACCTTTTCAGACTAGAGACAATGAAACAAATGTTGTATTAGAAGAAGGTAATATTGATCTTAGCGGTACCAAAGTTGGTAATGCGCCACAAACTTCTTTCGGTTTTGGTTTCAAATACAACATTGTTGGTGGTTTAAGCGTAGATTCAGACTACAACGTGTACACAGATCTATATGGTTTTGTTGATGCTAAAGATGTAATTAAAGCTTCACAAAAAGGCGAAGTTTACCAAGCACAACGTTTGCCTGCTTATGGTGTACTAGATGCAGGAATCACTTACAAATTTGATTTTGGTGGTAATGACTTAACATTTAGAGCTAACTGCTATAACGCAACTAACGAAATTTACCTAAGTCAAAAAAGTTCTCGTGGTGAGTTTTACTACGGAAACGGAAGAACTTGGAACGCAAGTATTCGTTACAATTTTTAA
- a CDS encoding membrane protein, with protein MKNLNKVAEITLLFWLMKIIATTLGETLGDFLAMTLNLGYMVGIAITAVFFLIVLLIQLFSKRYIPVFYWLVIIATTTLGTEISDFMDRSLHLGYTVGSIILFACLLFTLLLWHKKFKSLSVFPIIERNKEIFYWIAILFSNSLGTAFGDYLSDVVGLTYLNGALVTASIILIVVLLHYFTKINRILLFWIAFIFTRPFGATFGDFLTKPIANGGLDLGTLNASIISIVLIGILIVISHKQLHAEKEKTS; from the coding sequence ATGAAAAATTTAAATAAAGTAGCAGAGATAACCCTACTCTTCTGGTTAATGAAGATTATTGCAACCACGCTAGGCGAAACCTTGGGCGATTTTTTAGCAATGACACTCAATTTGGGCTATATGGTAGGTATTGCCATAACCGCCGTATTCTTTTTAATTGTATTGCTGATTCAGCTTTTTTCAAAAAGATATATTCCAGTTTTTTATTGGTTGGTTATTATAGCGACAACAACTTTGGGAACGGAGATTTCAGATTTTATGGATCGTAGTTTGCATTTAGGCTATACCGTTGGGAGTATTATTCTTTTTGCGTGTTTGCTTTTCACACTTCTTCTTTGGCACAAAAAATTTAAAAGTCTGAGTGTGTTCCCAATTATTGAGAGAAACAAAGAAATTTTCTACTGGATTGCTATTTTGTTCTCGAACAGTTTGGGAACTGCTTTCGGAGATTATCTCAGTGACGTTGTAGGCTTAACTTATTTAAACGGTGCATTAGTTACGGCAAGTATTATCTTGATTGTGGTCTTGCTTCATTATTTCACCAAAATAAATAGAATCTTACTATTTTGGATTGCCTTTATATTTACGCGACCGTTTGGAGCAACCTTTGGCGATTTTTTGACTAAGCCCATTGCAAATGGCGGTTTGGATCTTGGCACATTGAACGCTTCTATAATTTCAATCGTCTTGATTGGTATTTTGATTGTTATCTCACACAAACAATTACACGCTGAAAAAGAAAAAACTTCGTGA
- a CDS encoding endonuclease, translating to MKISFCFLGVYLLFSTVSFGQNEKQYKIITVAFYNVENLFDYEDDPLIFDDDRTPEGKDHWTKEIYESKLANMAKVISEIGADVTGTSPALIGVSEIENLRVLEDLLNQESLVNKDYGIIHFDSPDRRGIDVALLYKKKLFTPSNYKAYPLLIFDDQNRSKRVFTRDQLLVSGMLDGEKISVIVNHWPSRSGGEERSRPKRIKAAELNKHIMDSLFSEDPYAKIMTMGDMNDDPTSPSIKDVLKTKSVREDMKIKELYNPMEDMHKKGMGTLAYRDAWNLFDQIIVSTELAKKDYSSYRLYKAGIYNKSYLANPRGRYKGYPFRSFANGYTGGYSDHFPVFIYLIKEKIGDK from the coding sequence ATGAAAATTTCTTTTTGCTTCCTCGGTGTTTATTTGCTTTTCAGTACAGTCTCATTTGGACAGAATGAGAAACAGTATAAAATAATCACCGTGGCGTTTTATAACGTTGAAAACCTATTTGATTATGAAGACGATCCGCTAATTTTTGATGACGATCGTACCCCAGAAGGAAAAGACCATTGGACCAAGGAAATTTATGAATCTAAATTAGCAAATATGGCCAAGGTTATTTCTGAAATTGGAGCAGATGTAACTGGCACTTCTCCTGCTTTAATAGGTGTAAGTGAAATTGAAAACCTCCGTGTTCTGGAAGATTTGCTGAACCAAGAGTCTTTAGTAAACAAAGATTACGGCATTATTCATTTTGACAGTCCAGACCGCCGTGGTATTGATGTGGCGCTTCTTTATAAGAAAAAACTTTTTACACCTTCAAATTATAAAGCATATCCATTGTTGATTTTTGATGACCAAAACCGCAGCAAACGTGTGTTTACAAGAGATCAGCTTTTGGTGAGCGGTATGCTAGATGGCGAAAAAATTAGTGTTATAGTGAATCACTGGCCTTCACGAAGCGGTGGCGAAGAACGAAGCCGTCCAAAAAGAATAAAGGCTGCGGAACTTAACAAACATATAATGGATTCACTATTCAGCGAAGATCCTTATGCCAAAATAATGACTATGGGCGATATGAATGACGATCCCACAAGCCCAAGCATAAAAGATGTCTTGAAAACGAAAAGTGTAAGAGAAGACATGAAGATCAAAGAACTCTACAACCCAATGGAAGATATGCACAAAAAAGGAATGGGCACACTCGCCTATCGTGATGCCTGGAATCTTTTTGACCAAATTATTGTTTCCACCGAACTGGCTAAAAAAGATTATTCATCCTATCGTTTATACAAAGCGGGTATTTACAATAAAAGTTATCTGGCAAATCCACGCGGTAGATATAAAGGCTATCCTTTTAGAAGCTTTGCCAATGGTTATACTGGCGGTTATAGTGACCACTTTCCTGTTTTTATTTATTTGATAAAAGAGAAGATTGGGGATAAATAA
- a CDS encoding TonB-dependent receptor, translating into MNKLFFTICTVFLVSFSALAQNPVIMGKVLDANSSEPIPDVTVSIQNSIFSTVTDAKGAFSFSQQTLPQGEQVLKISKAGFSDLQISVNIQNDAPVIMKPILLNLNLLEAEAQIGVISLSDDQLDEDDGTSYNVSGLLQASKDVFLSAASYDFSATFFRPRGYDSEDGKVLINGLEMNKLYNGRPQWSNWGGLNDAQRNQMFSMGISANEYTFGHLAGTTNIIMRASEYREGGRISYASSNRSYRGRVMGSYNSGLLPSGWAYSFLVSRRFGNEGYNDASLYDANSFFASVEKKLNEDHSINFTTFYTPNRRGKSSANTQEVYDLKGTRYNSYWGNQEGDMRNSRIKEVEEPVVMLNHFWNISEKTQLNTNVGYQFGKTGNSRLGYDNAPNPDPSYYQKLPSFFLADPTGPDYGGAYQAYSQFVNDGQINWQDIYETNVFYGGTSRYYLYEDRNDDKQLSANTILTSQLTDNIALNASLNYRNLNSNNFANMIDLLGGNGYLDVDSFNTGDAAQNDLNNPNRIVREDETFKYNYEIDASDYSGFLQGQFSYSSVDFYLAGKVGRTSYQRNGLYKNGSFAEGNDSFGKSEKLDFTTYGAKAGATYKISGKHAFEVNTAYFTDAPTVRNSFSNSRQTNATVIGLTEEKNINVDGSYIFRSSFVKARLTGYYTLMQDASEVSFYYADGISVPGRSASTAFVQEVLTDVDKKNIGAELGIEAQVTTTIKLKGAAAYGQNTYDNNPDLYLASDDFTDVPGGVVNYGKSYLKDYKVAGGPQQAYQLGFEYRDPAFWFFGASANYFNNAYIDISPLTRTENFYLDNDGIPFNDYDPAKARELLKQEKFDDYMLVNVVGGKSWKIKDYYFGFFATISNVLDKEYKTGGFEQGRNANFRTLSEDAANDTPVFGSKYWYGYGATYYLNVYVRF; encoded by the coding sequence ATGAACAAATTATTTTTTACAATTTGCACAGTGTTTTTGGTAAGCTTTTCAGCCCTTGCTCAAAATCCTGTAATAATGGGAAAGGTACTCGATGCCAACTCCAGTGAACCCATTCCGGATGTTACAGTTAGCATTCAGAATAGTATTTTCAGCACTGTTACCGATGCCAAAGGAGCATTTTCCTTTTCGCAGCAAACCCTTCCGCAGGGCGAACAGGTTTTGAAAATTTCAAAAGCAGGTTTTTCTGACTTGCAGATTTCAGTAAACATTCAGAATGATGCTCCGGTTATTATGAAGCCTATTCTGTTGAATTTAAACCTTTTAGAAGCTGAAGCCCAAATTGGTGTTATCAGTCTTTCTGATGATCAATTGGATGAAGATGATGGAACATCCTACAACGTATCTGGATTACTGCAAGCTTCCAAAGATGTATTTTTGAGCGCAGCTTCTTATGATTTTAGTGCAACATTTTTTAGACCAAGAGGCTACGATTCCGAAGACGGAAAAGTACTTATAAACGGTCTTGAAATGAATAAACTTTACAATGGAAGACCGCAATGGTCTAACTGGGGCGGGCTAAATGACGCACAGCGCAACCAGATGTTCTCAATGGGTATTTCGGCCAACGAATATACTTTTGGTCATTTGGCAGGAACAACAAACATTATTATGCGTGCTTCAGAATATCGCGAAGGTGGCCGGATTTCCTACGCATCCAGTAACCGTAGTTACCGCGGCCGTGTAATGGGTTCTTATAACAGCGGATTGCTTCCAAGTGGTTGGGCATATTCATTTTTGGTATCCCGACGTTTTGGAAATGAAGGCTATAACGATGCTAGTTTGTACGATGCAAACTCCTTTTTTGCTTCCGTAGAAAAGAAATTGAACGAAGATCACAGTATTAACTTTACCACTTTTTATACTCCAAACCGCAGAGGTAAATCTTCGGCAAATACCCAAGAGGTTTACGATCTTAAAGGAACGAGATACAATAGTTACTGGGGAAATCAAGAAGGTGATATGCGCAACTCGCGTATAAAAGAAGTAGAAGAGCCTGTTGTTATGCTGAACCATTTTTGGAACATTTCAGAAAAAACACAGCTAAATACCAACGTTGGGTATCAATTCGGGAAAACCGGAAACAGCCGTTTAGGGTATGACAATGCTCCAAACCCAGACCCAAGTTACTATCAAAAATTGCCAAGCTTCTTTTTAGCAGATCCTACCGGTCCTGATTATGGAGGTGCGTATCAGGCATATTCACAATTTGTGAACGACGGTCAAATAAACTGGCAAGATATTTACGAAACCAACGTTTTTTACGGTGGTACTTCTCGTTATTATTTATATGAAGACAGAAACGACGACAAGCAGCTTTCCGCAAACACTATATTAACTTCTCAGTTAACAGATAATATCGCGCTAAATGCCTCTTTGAACTATCGCAACTTAAACTCCAACAATTTTGCGAATATGATTGATCTTTTGGGTGGAAATGGATATTTGGACGTTGATTCTTTCAACACTGGTGATGCTGCCCAAAACGATTTGAACAACCCAAACCGCATAGTTCGGGAGGATGAAACATTTAAATATAACTATGAAATAGACGCTTCAGATTACAGTGGTTTTCTACAAGGGCAGTTTTCATATTCATCAGTAGATTTCTATCTTGCTGGAAAAGTAGGGAGAACTTCATACCAACGTAATGGTTTGTACAAAAACGGATCTTTCGCAGAGGGTAATGATTCATTCGGAAAAAGTGAAAAATTAGACTTTACAACTTACGGAGCAAAAGCGGGAGCTACCTACAAAATTTCTGGAAAACACGCTTTTGAAGTAAACACTGCTTATTTCACAGATGCCCCTACGGTACGTAACTCTTTTTCAAACTCACGCCAGACCAATGCTACTGTTATTGGTTTAACGGAAGAAAAAAACATCAATGTAGATGGAAGTTACATTTTCCGATCGTCTTTTGTTAAAGCGCGTTTAACGGGTTACTATACTTTAATGCAAGACGCTTCTGAAGTGTCTTTCTATTATGCCGATGGTATTTCTGTTCCAGGAAGATCTGCATCAACCGCTTTTGTTCAAGAAGTGCTTACAGATGTTGATAAAAAGAATATAGGAGCCGAATTGGGAATAGAAGCCCAAGTAACCACGACAATTAAGTTGAAAGGTGCTGCTGCCTATGGCCAAAATACGTATGACAATAATCCAGACCTATATTTAGCATCAGATGATTTTACGGATGTGCCAGGCGGAGTTGTAAACTACGGGAAATCTTATTTAAAGGATTATAAAGTTGCCGGAGGCCCACAACAAGCCTACCAATTAGGCTTTGAATACCGCGATCCAGCTTTCTGGTTCTTTGGTGCATCTGCCAATTATTTTAACAATGCCTATATAGATATTTCGCCATTAACGCGTACTGAAAATTTCTATCTAGATAACGACGGAATTCCTTTTAACGATTACGACCCAGCCAAAGCAAGAGAATTGTTAAAGCAGGAAAAATTTGACGACTACATGTTGGTAAACGTTGTAGGAGGAAAGTCTTGGAAAATAAAGGATTATTACTTTGGTTTTTTTGCAACCATAAGCAACGTCTTAGATAAAGAATATAAAACAGGTGGTTTTGAACAAGGAAGAAATGCAAACTTTAGAACCCTTTCTGAAGATGCCGCAAATGATACACCCGTTTTTGGTTCCAAATACTGGTATGGCTATGGAGCTACCTATTATTTAAACGTTTACGTTCGATTTTAA